A region from the Flavobacteriales bacterium genome encodes:
- a CDS encoding ankyrin repeat domain-containing protein, whose translation MKPAKPAQLPPELVKEFVRVGHNNLPEVQRMLKEQPGLLNASWDVGGGDFETALEGAGHVGDREIAEYLIGQGARANIFVLTMLGHTAIVKGLLALYPHLLRSKGPHGLTLLHHAARGGEPAKELLEHIQGLGLTEMKFPMP comes from the coding sequence ATGAAACCCGCCAAGCCCGCGCAATTGCCCCCGGAGCTGGTGAAGGAGTTCGTGCGAGTCGGCCACAATAACCTTCCGGAGGTGCAGCGCATGCTGAAGGAGCAGCCCGGCCTCTTGAACGCGAGCTGGGATGTCGGCGGCGGCGACTTTGAAACGGCTTTGGAAGGAGCGGGGCATGTCGGAGACCGCGAGATCGCGGAATACCTGATCGGCCAGGGAGCGCGCGCGAACATCTTCGTGCTCACGATGCTCGGTCACACAGCGATCGTAAAAGGCTTGCTGGCGCTTTACCCGCACTTGCTTCGCTCGAAAGGACCGCACGGATTGACGCTCCTGCATCACGCAGCACGTGGAGGCGAGCCCGCGAAGGAGTTACTGGAGCACATCCAAGGGCTCGGGCTGACGGAGATGAAGTTCCCGATGCCGTAG
- a CDS encoding SBBP repeat-containing protein → MRALSSLLLLSSIALTAQTPQHLWSTSMPNAPNVGWEAGFSGMTVTDDYNVYAYALSNPGQPQQTFFVHDRLVSNPSLVRFDSIGQVAWARPVSGWGQHMDSEGSNAIYVAGFFSGTQDFDGNPLTAQGTDAFLARYDAQGNVVWVRQMGGPGDENTWGVSVDGLGNIHVAGDFSGNSITLGGTTLTATHDSTTGYLATYDPSGNLQWAVRAGGSDEPQVFTMTSTYTAKVHSDLNGNCYVFGRFSGTADFGGISLSTIGADDLFLARFEPDGTCSWAKRFGDISDRSFVGSVGANGNGVFVHGAHDTTLEIDGVNLITSVGTDCFLAYFNASGVLQWAQGLAPSSLGTDVGTPGDLAITTDGNAWVDFNYDCAAPCAIGPFDVVNGGLGNDAIALFNASGTCLSLDSLMGGSGPSRLCLQPNDELTLLGGSILGWGSIRVDYEPNVVTGGDPAGSGLAAIASYNGQRNPKWYRTATVHRGASDGVSSTILNADGTMVHSGQFEGSLVVCDDTLLAYTSARAAYLGKRDASGDCAWIVMLNSRNALSDQPETGINNLTGVAVAPNGDVLASGSFSDTTAFGTIDRVSDGGTDAFVSRFDENGQCIWANRAGGTGVDAFSEVRITNSGDVITTGSFSGTLTIGTNSHTSLGNTDGLLVRYDANGDVLWSQQLGGPNADAGRDLGLDSSGNIYVLGEFRATAAFDGFTLAGTGGLTADIFLAKYDGTGVFQWAKAFTGAGYKVSPSLLVLPDGSTIITGSFTQEVDLGSTTLSGANFNYRLFIAAFDPLGNDQWAQQFQTTGSSNGYALARRPGGDIVLAGTFSGSITIGNTTLNSTGVSDLLVASFDPAGSPLWALQGMHPSSTMVSSATAISADWNTVLVGGNYGSSLYSFVEHEVGIVTLDPNDASSTHAAGNMNDAFLVKYAIPQSTSIADEESPVLIIAPNPVRDQLIISGPMVESDASLQVMDMSGRVLKTQFVNANGSMILGVAELAAGSYLVRSNAGRVARFVKQ, encoded by the coding sequence ATGCGAGCCCTCTCCTCTCTCCTGCTCCTTAGTTCCATCGCGCTTACCGCCCAAACGCCCCAGCACCTCTGGAGCACCAGCATGCCCAACGCGCCCAATGTGGGCTGGGAGGCGGGCTTCAGCGGCATGACCGTGACCGACGACTACAATGTGTACGCGTACGCTCTGAGCAATCCTGGGCAGCCGCAGCAGACCTTCTTCGTACACGATCGCCTGGTGAGCAACCCCAGCCTGGTGCGCTTCGACAGCATCGGGCAGGTGGCCTGGGCACGGCCCGTGAGCGGCTGGGGGCAGCACATGGACAGCGAGGGAAGCAATGCCATCTATGTGGCGGGCTTCTTCAGCGGCACGCAGGATTTCGATGGCAACCCGCTCACGGCGCAGGGCACCGATGCCTTCCTCGCGCGCTACGATGCGCAAGGCAACGTGGTGTGGGTGCGGCAGATGGGCGGGCCGGGCGATGAGAACACCTGGGGCGTGAGCGTCGATGGCCTCGGCAACATCCATGTGGCCGGCGACTTCAGCGGGAACAGCATCACATTGGGCGGCACTACCCTCACGGCCACCCACGACAGCACCACCGGATACCTGGCCACGTATGACCCCAGCGGCAACCTGCAATGGGCCGTCCGCGCGGGAGGTTCGGACGAACCACAGGTATTCACCATGACCTCCACCTATACCGCGAAAGTCCATAGCGACCTGAACGGGAATTGCTATGTCTTCGGGCGCTTCAGCGGAACGGCTGATTTCGGCGGCATATCGCTCAGCACTATCGGTGCCGATGATCTCTTCCTCGCGCGTTTTGAACCGGACGGGACCTGTTCTTGGGCCAAACGCTTCGGCGACATCTCGGACCGCTCGTTCGTGGGAAGCGTGGGCGCCAACGGGAATGGAGTCTTCGTGCACGGTGCGCATGATACCACCTTGGAGATCGACGGGGTTAACCTCATCACCAGCGTAGGCACGGATTGTTTCCTCGCCTACTTCAATGCGTCCGGAGTGCTGCAGTGGGCGCAAGGGCTGGCTCCCAGCTCATTGGGAACTGATGTAGGGACACCGGGAGACCTGGCCATCACCACGGACGGCAACGCATGGGTGGATTTCAACTACGACTGCGCCGCACCGTGCGCCATCGGCCCGTTCGATGTGGTCAATGGCGGACTTGGCAACGATGCCATCGCCCTGTTCAATGCGAGCGGAACATGCCTTTCCCTCGACTCGCTGATGGGTGGCAGCGGTCCGTCACGACTCTGCTTGCAGCCCAATGACGAGCTCACCCTATTGGGCGGCAGCATACTCGGCTGGGGTTCGATCCGTGTGGACTACGAGCCCAACGTAGTAACCGGTGGCGATCCCGCCGGAAGTGGCCTGGCAGCGATCGCCAGCTACAACGGCCAACGCAACCCGAAGTGGTACCGCACCGCCACGGTCCATCGCGGAGCAAGTGATGGAGTGTCCAGCACGATCCTGAACGCCGACGGTACGATGGTCCATTCGGGGCAGTTCGAAGGGAGCCTTGTGGTCTGCGACGACACGCTGCTCGCCTATACCAGCGCTCGCGCGGCCTACCTGGGCAAGCGCGATGCAAGCGGGGATTGCGCGTGGATCGTGATGCTCAACAGCCGTAACGCGTTGAGCGATCAACCTGAAACGGGGATCAATAACCTGACCGGCGTGGCGGTAGCCCCGAACGGCGATGTGCTGGCAAGCGGTTCATTCTCCGACACAACCGCATTCGGCACGATCGATCGCGTTAGCGATGGTGGCACGGATGCGTTCGTTTCGCGATTCGACGAGAACGGACAGTGCATCTGGGCGAATAGGGCGGGCGGAACGGGTGTCGACGCGTTCAGCGAAGTGCGGATCACTAACAGCGGTGATGTCATCACTACCGGTTCCTTCAGCGGCACATTAACGATCGGCACCAACTCGCACACAAGTCTTGGCAACACGGATGGCCTCCTGGTTCGATACGATGCGAACGGCGATGTGCTATGGTCGCAGCAGTTGGGCGGGCCGAACGCCGATGCCGGTCGCGACCTTGGTCTCGACTCATCAGGCAACATCTATGTGCTGGGCGAGTTCCGCGCCACGGCGGCCTTTGATGGTTTCACCTTGGCTGGTACCGGTGGCCTCACAGCGGACATCTTCCTCGCCAAGTACGACGGGACAGGCGTTTTCCAATGGGCAAAGGCATTCACCGGAGCTGGGTACAAAGTCAGTCCCAGCCTACTGGTGCTGCCTGACGGCTCCACCATCATTACGGGTTCATTCACCCAGGAGGTGGACCTTGGATCGACCACACTGAGCGGTGCCAACTTCAACTATCGACTGTTCATTGCCGCCTTCGATCCACTCGGCAACGACCAATGGGCCCAGCAATTCCAAACCACTGGAAGCAGCAATGGTTATGCGCTGGCTCGTCGCCCTGGGGGCGACATCGTCCTTGCTGGCACCTTCAGCGGCAGCATTACAATCGGGAACACAACGCTGAACAGTACTGGGGTCTCGGACCTCTTGGTGGCATCATTCGACCCTGCGGGATCGCCCTTATGGGCGTTGCAAGGCATGCACCCGAGCAGTACCATGGTCAGTTCAGCCACCGCGATCAGTGCGGATTGGAACACCGTGCTTGTCGGCGGGAACTACGGATCGAGCCTGTACTCGTTCGTTGAGCACGAGGTCGGCATCGTCACGCTCGACCCGAACGACGCGAGCAGCACGCATGCCGCGGGCAACATGAACGACGCCTTCCTGGTGAAGTACGCCATCCCCCAAAGCACCTCCATCGCCGACGAGGAAAGTCCCGTGCTGATCATCGCTCCGAACCCGGTACGAGACCAGCTCATCATCTCCGGTCCCATGGTGGAAAGCGACGCTTCGTTGCAGGTGATGGACATGAGCGGTCGGGTGCTCAAGACCCAATTCGTCAACGCGAACGGCAGCATGATCCTCGGCGTTGCTGAACTCGCTGCGGGCAGCTACCTCGTGCGTTCCAATGCTGGTCGGGTGGCGCGCTTCGTGAAGCAATAG
- a CDS encoding PD40 domain-containing protein: MKNTILLASLVLVACGENPAQIEEANAPSDLRIAFNVYTNTPEDNYEVFIMDLDGSNRKNITNTPGVDWVYSAYGDRLLFLSDRDTCHRCYFLYEMDADGNNVRRISDRQLQDSWMGSRFNGAEFIVDPKGINDTAFFRISADGAILDTLYHGLAYANDPCFSPNGERIVFRGAKEKVKHGYPAELHIINTDRTGLRQLTHYPANDTTAEWWAYHAGPPQWRSDDRITYCSKRKGNLSIFSIKPDGTDEQQLTPDGFDEDWHAWSPDGNLLVYSGTPVVSEEDRPVYDIFLMDMRTKEVKPLATDTLSEQAPVFVRAARE; encoded by the coding sequence ATGAAGAACACGATCCTGCTCGCGTCACTTGTGCTGGTCGCATGCGGCGAGAATCCAGCCCAGATCGAGGAAGCTAATGCACCATCCGATCTCCGCATAGCTTTCAACGTGTACACCAACACGCCCGAGGACAACTACGAGGTCTTCATCATGGACCTCGATGGCAGTAACCGCAAGAACATCACCAACACACCCGGCGTGGATTGGGTGTATTCAGCCTACGGCGATCGGCTCCTCTTCCTCAGCGACCGCGACACCTGTCACCGCTGCTACTTCCTCTACGAGATGGACGCCGACGGCAACAACGTCCGCCGGATCAGCGACCGGCAATTACAGGACAGCTGGATGGGTTCGCGCTTCAACGGCGCCGAGTTCATCGTGGATCCCAAGGGCATCAATGACACGGCCTTCTTCCGCATCAGCGCGGACGGCGCGATCCTCGACACGCTTTACCACGGCCTGGCCTACGCGAACGATCCGTGCTTCTCGCCAAATGGTGAACGCATCGTCTTCCGTGGTGCGAAGGAGAAGGTCAAGCACGGCTATCCCGCCGAACTCCACATCATCAACACCGATCGAACGGGGCTTAGGCAGTTGACGCACTATCCTGCCAACGATACCACCGCCGAATGGTGGGCCTACCACGCGGGTCCACCTCAATGGCGGAGCGACGACCGCATCACCTATTGCTCCAAGCGCAAGGGCAACCTCAGCATCTTCAGCATCAAGCCCGATGGCACCGATGAGCAGCAACTGACTCCTGATGGCTTCGACGAGGACTGGCACGCGTGGAGCCCGGACGGAAACCTGCTCGTGTACAGTGGCACGCCTGTCGTGAGTGAAGAGGACCGTCCCGTCTATGACATCTTCCTGATGGACATGCGCACCAAGGAGGTGAAGCCCCTGGCCACCGATACGCTCAGCGAGCAGGCGCCGGTGTTCGTGCGAGCGGCACGGGAATAG
- a CDS encoding DUF1761 domain-containing protein yields MDVQLNHLAIIVAALSDLLVGALWYSPLLFYKPWRDANGFTDEGIKKALNPAKTYGLTCLFALIISYNLAFFLGSPDMNASQGALYGLLTGVWAALAFMIVGLFEQRTWGYMLINAGYMLVAFTLKGLIIGAWR; encoded by the coding sequence ATGGACGTCCAGCTCAACCACCTCGCCATCATCGTTGCCGCGCTCAGCGACCTGCTCGTCGGCGCGCTCTGGTACTCGCCGCTGCTCTTCTACAAACCCTGGCGCGATGCCAACGGCTTCACCGATGAGGGCATCAAGAAGGCCCTGAACCCGGCGAAGACCTACGGCCTCACCTGCCTCTTCGCGCTCATCATCAGCTACAACCTCGCCTTCTTCCTTGGTTCGCCAGACATGAACGCATCTCAAGGCGCCCTTTACGGCCTGCTCACCGGCGTGTGGGCCGCGTTGGCCTTCATGATCGTTGGGCTCTTCGAGCAGCGCACATGGGGCTACATGCTGATCAACGCGGGCTACATGCTGGTGGCCTTCACGCTGAAGGGGCTTATCATCGGGGCATGGCGATGA
- a CDS encoding AraC family transcriptional regulator, with translation MLLLFRQPSGPIAHAVEHITFHQGYRPAHAREVFVPDGGCEVVIDLSETPKQRWHDEHGERCDMHKRGWVSGMRTSRIVIGVGSGAPMLVLRLRPGTLPTLVGLPAHELNDTVVDLDLLLGALFATVRDRLGERLEQRGAQAMLDEAEDILAPLFPMSAVERRVGIALQALHRRGGIGTVGVLSDELGCSQKHLNDLFHRHCGLGPKRYASLVRFQALLRRLEHESAPDWTQLALEHGFYDQSHMVNQFQEMTGHSPTCYMQVKGPFLNWLPVDGR, from the coding sequence ATGCTCCTCCTCTTCCGCCAACCATCGGGCCCGATCGCCCATGCGGTGGAGCACATCACCTTCCACCAGGGCTATCGGCCAGCGCATGCGCGCGAGGTCTTCGTGCCCGATGGCGGTTGTGAGGTGGTGATCGACCTGAGCGAAACACCCAAACAACGCTGGCACGATGAGCACGGTGAGCGCTGCGACATGCACAAGCGCGGCTGGGTGAGTGGCATGCGCACTTCGCGGATCGTGATCGGCGTGGGCAGCGGCGCACCCATGCTGGTGCTGAGGTTGCGTCCGGGGACATTGCCGACTCTTGTCGGTCTGCCGGCTCACGAGTTGAACGATACCGTGGTGGACCTCGACCTCCTGCTCGGCGCGCTCTTCGCCACCGTGCGCGACCGATTGGGCGAGCGCTTGGAGCAACGTGGCGCGCAAGCCATGCTGGATGAAGCAGAGGACATCCTTGCGCCGCTCTTCCCGATGAGCGCGGTGGAGCGCCGGGTCGGCATCGCCCTGCAAGCGCTTCATCGTCGCGGTGGCATCGGAACCGTGGGCGTATTGAGCGACGAACTCGGTTGCTCGCAGAAACATCTGAACGACCTCTTCCACCGCCACTGCGGGCTTGGCCCCAAGCGCTACGCGAGCCTTGTGCGCTTCCAAGCACTGTTGCGGCGTCTGGAGCATGAGAGCGCTCCCGACTGGACACAGCTCGCGCTGGAGCATGGCTTCTACGACCAGTCACACATGGTGAACCAATTCCAGGAGATGACCGGCCACTCACCCACGTGCTACATGCAAGTAAAGGGTCCATTCCTGAACTGGCTGCCCGTGGATGGGAGGTGA
- a CDS encoding CPBP family intramembrane metalloprotease: protein MNTLFRPPQRVTLFGSSRKWSLLMAAPLVGLFAVVGIEDPEAVLDPHLHGAIIGVVSVGYVVFEEFGWRGYLLDEVRGMGVGGIWVRALIIGVLWYAWHLTPLSAATIGEHAVFLGMLIFGSWGFERITDTTGSVISVACFHLLGSLLSTNALIQDGMTGTTRMTIFGICLVTWIAMVSKWPGSKDRSAIPS, encoded by the coding sequence ATGAATACCTTGTTCCGTCCACCACAACGCGTTACGCTCTTCGGAAGTTCCCGGAAATGGAGCCTGCTGATGGCCGCGCCACTGGTCGGCCTATTCGCCGTGGTCGGTATCGAAGACCCTGAAGCGGTGCTGGACCCTCATCTCCATGGCGCCATCATCGGTGTGGTGTCCGTGGGCTATGTGGTGTTCGAGGAATTCGGTTGGCGAGGCTACCTGCTCGATGAAGTGCGCGGCATGGGCGTTGGCGGCATCTGGGTGCGTGCGCTCATCATCGGTGTGCTGTGGTATGCCTGGCACTTGACCCCGTTGAGCGCGGCCACCATTGGCGAACACGCGGTATTCCTGGGCATGCTCATTTTCGGCAGCTGGGGATTCGAGCGGATCACGGACACCACGGGCTCGGTGATCTCGGTGGCGTGCTTCCACCTCTTGGGCAGCTTGCTCAGCACCAATGCGCTGATCCAAGATGGCATGACCGGGACCACGCGCATGACCATCTTCGGGATCTGCCTGGTAACGTGGATCGCAATGGTGAGCAAGTGGCCGGGGAGCAAGGACCGGTCGGCGATCCCGTCCTAA
- a CDS encoding transposase, with the protein MRKSRFTETQIIAMLREHEAGKKVSDVCREHGVSQPTFYQWKAKYSGLDANQLKEFKELKAKYARLEKMYTEAQMDRQVLKEIIEGKL; encoded by the coding sequence ATGAGAAAGAGCAGATTCACCGAGACGCAGATCATTGCGATGCTGCGCGAGCATGAGGCAGGCAAGAAGGTTTCGGACGTGTGCCGGGAGCATGGCGTGAGCCAGCCGACGTTCTATCAGTGGAAGGCCAAGTACAGCGGTCTGGACGCCAACCAGCTCAAGGAGTTCAAGGAGCTGAAGGCCAAGTATGCACGCCTTGAGAAGATGTACACCGAGGCGCAGATGGACCGCCAGGTGCTCAAAGAGATCATCGAGGGAAAGTTGTAG
- a CDS encoding IS3 family transposase: protein MRRLVEQRQYSERRACKLLNLSASVYRYAPKEKNDAEVIEHMMRVVDQNPTWGFGLTFDQMVTEGTGANHKRVHRLYKEADLHLRRRTKRRVPERVKDPIVLPIGPNITWSMDFMSDALVTGRKYRTFNVIDDFNREALCIAVDTSLPAARVIRELDQLIAWRGKPERLRMDNGPEFIAHAMQEWATSNGIAFTYIQPGMPMQNGLVERFNKTYRTEVLNAWIFERLDQVRTITQEWMWRYNNQRPHRSLLRLSPRAFLLKCGQLPAHYTGSRADFPTVQQDIHNTTTLKSTFTNRCA from the coding sequence GTGCGCCGACTGGTCGAACAGCGCCAGTACAGCGAACGCCGGGCCTGCAAGCTGTTGAACTTGAGTGCGAGCGTGTATCGCTATGCGCCCAAGGAGAAGAACGATGCGGAAGTGATCGAGCACATGATGCGAGTGGTGGATCAGAACCCCACATGGGGGTTCGGTCTGACCTTCGACCAGATGGTCACTGAGGGGACCGGGGCCAACCACAAGCGGGTGCACAGGCTCTACAAGGAGGCGGACCTGCACTTGCGCAGGCGTACGAAGCGCCGGGTGCCCGAGCGGGTGAAGGACCCGATCGTTCTGCCCATCGGCCCGAACATCACTTGGAGCATGGACTTCATGAGCGATGCGCTGGTGACCGGTCGCAAGTACCGCACGTTCAACGTGATCGATGACTTCAACCGGGAAGCCTTGTGCATAGCGGTCGACACCTCTCTGCCTGCTGCACGCGTGATCCGTGAGCTGGACCAGCTGATCGCCTGGCGTGGTAAGCCCGAACGCCTTCGCATGGACAATGGCCCGGAGTTCATCGCACACGCCATGCAGGAATGGGCCACATCCAACGGGATCGCCTTCACCTACATCCAGCCGGGCATGCCCATGCAGAACGGCTTGGTCGAGCGCTTCAACAAAACGTACCGGACCGAAGTGCTCAATGCGTGGATCTTCGAACGCCTGGACCAAGTACGCACCATCACGCAAGAGTGGATGTGGCGCTATAACAACCAGCGCCCGCACAGGTCGTTGCTGCGCTTATCGCCCCGTGCGTTCCTGTTGAAATGTGGACAACTCCCTGCCCACTACACAGGCTCACGCGCGGACTTCCCCACAGTTCAACAGGACATCCACAACACCACCACACTCAAAAGTACCTTTACAAACCGCTGCGCCTAA
- a CDS encoding response regulator transcription factor, which yields MAKILIAEDDPNMGRLLVENLRLSGYEPTLVADGSEAKRLFALSAFDLCILDVMMPRKDGFQLATELRAIDPRAAFIFLTAKNTQQDKKEGFQRGCDDYMTKPFDFEELLLRVNAVLDRTMGPRVEKEAVLQFGGFSLDLRERALNFKGKRSLLTEKEARLLQILALNIGRTVTRTELLTRVWGKDDPYHSKSMDVYLTRIRKHLRMDERVSLHNVHGRGYRLEAGE from the coding sequence ATGGCCAAGATCCTCATAGCTGAGGACGATCCGAACATGGGTCGCCTGCTGGTAGAGAACCTCAGGTTGTCCGGATATGAGCCCACATTGGTCGCGGACGGTTCCGAGGCCAAACGCCTTTTCGCCCTTTCCGCGTTCGACCTCTGCATACTTGATGTGATGATGCCAAGGAAAGACGGGTTTCAGTTAGCAACCGAATTGCGTGCGATCGATCCAAGAGCTGCCTTCATATTCCTCACTGCAAAGAACACGCAACAGGACAAGAAAGAGGGATTTCAGCGCGGTTGCGATGACTATATGACCAAGCCGTTCGACTTCGAGGAACTGCTCTTGCGCGTCAACGCGGTCCTGGACCGAACGATGGGTCCTCGAGTAGAAAAGGAGGCCGTGCTGCAATTTGGTGGCTTTTCGCTCGACCTTCGAGAACGTGCGCTGAACTTTAAGGGGAAGCGTTCTTTACTCACGGAAAAGGAGGCTCGCCTTCTGCAAATACTAGCACTGAACATAGGTCGAACAGTGACGCGAACTGAACTTCTTACGCGCGTCTGGGGAAAAGACGATCCCTATCATAGCAAGAGCATGGATGTTTACTTGACCCGTATCCGGAAGCACTTGAGAATGGATGAGCGCGTATCGCTGCACAATGTGCATGGGAGAGGATATCGTTTGGAGGCAGGTGAATAG
- a CDS encoding HAMP domain-containing histidine kinase, with protein sequence MQMKLRHRSDRHGRSALGWLAITTGIVLIFGCVGWMAYVMDQTEGHERITQQRLERLAQAIAEDGVCVRLKAKHYFSGEVPFTIMVPSMTNESGVDTITEFLGERIDGDTLLKFAQLPLDRPALAEISLLIRYVSPDDPRSPFVERVAEADQAERTIGSPYDDFLDTARIGSYVDQRLISAPFRTINMAIIDTLTNAVLFRRGAMDRTRARTARHAVTIFSGRLSGKPLRIFVDHPHALFTVAVSQVHKILIFLGALFAGFIVAWKAIRLSVTQTRLAQMQMDLVSNITHELNTPIANISLALDTLKRSRPESPGMNDDELWDIVTVENLRLKSSIKKVLDVSLLEGGQLLLRLELHDVHTLLERTLQGFKLLANRDRIDLVLHLRAHTNWIMVDETYLTNAMHALIDNAIKYSGEQAQIVISTSDAQDGILVRFSDNGPGIPEADRELVFEKFYRVRNPDRYAVKGTGIGLYYARQVIQAHHGWVQLGVQTTGTLVELFLPTEIRTNGQDPHS encoded by the coding sequence ATGCAGATGAAGCTTCGTCATCGGTCGGATCGACATGGTAGAAGTGCGCTCGGCTGGCTTGCAATAACTACTGGCATAGTGCTGATATTCGGCTGCGTGGGTTGGATGGCCTACGTCATGGATCAAACGGAGGGGCACGAGCGGATCACACAACAACGCTTGGAGCGGTTGGCACAGGCGATCGCTGAGGACGGGGTCTGCGTTCGGTTGAAGGCGAAACACTACTTCTCGGGTGAGGTTCCGTTCACCATCATGGTCCCGAGTATGACGAACGAGAGCGGCGTCGATACGATCACCGAATTTCTCGGTGAGCGCATTGACGGCGACACGCTGCTAAAGTTCGCCCAACTTCCGCTGGACCGGCCAGCACTTGCAGAGATCTCGCTGCTGATCAGGTATGTCTCGCCGGATGACCCCCGTTCGCCTTTTGTGGAACGAGTCGCCGAGGCCGATCAAGCAGAGCGGACCATCGGATCACCATACGATGATTTCCTCGATACGGCGCGGATCGGTTCTTACGTTGATCAGCGGTTGATCAGCGCGCCTTTCCGCACGATCAATATGGCGATCATCGATACCCTGACGAATGCGGTGCTGTTCCGGCGCGGAGCTATGGATAGGACACGCGCTCGTACAGCACGTCATGCGGTCACCATCTTCTCGGGTCGGCTATCGGGAAAACCACTCCGCATATTTGTCGATCACCCGCATGCCCTCTTCACTGTGGCAGTATCCCAGGTCCATAAGATCCTGATCTTCCTTGGCGCATTGTTCGCTGGGTTCATTGTGGCCTGGAAAGCGATCCGCCTCAGCGTTACCCAGACCAGATTGGCTCAGATGCAGATGGACCTTGTGAGCAACATCACCCATGAACTGAACACTCCCATCGCCAACATCTCATTGGCGCTTGATACCCTTAAACGATCTCGCCCGGAAAGCCCGGGGATGAACGACGATGAACTGTGGGATATAGTCACCGTGGAGAACCTGCGTTTGAAGTCAAGCATCAAGAAAGTATTGGACGTCAGCCTGCTTGAAGGTGGGCAATTGTTGTTACGACTCGAGTTACACGATGTGCATACTTTATTGGAGCGTACACTTCAAGGCTTCAAACTATTAGCGAACAGGGACCGGATCGATCTCGTGCTCCACTTACGTGCTCATACGAATTGGATCATGGTCGATGAGACCTACCTCACCAACGCCATGCACGCCCTGATCGATAATGCTATCAAGTATTCCGGTGAACAAGCCCAGATCGTGATCAGCACTTCAGACGCCCAAGATGGCATCCTTGTGCGCTTCAGTGACAATGGTCCTGGCATCCCTGAAGCGGATCGCGAACTGGTATTCGAGAAGTTCTACCGGGTGCGTAACCCAGACCGTTATGCTGTGAAGGGGACTGGCATCGGCCTGTACTATGCCAGGCAAGTGATCCAAGCGCACCACGGGTGGGTACAACTTGGTGTGCAGACCACAGGAACCCTGGTGGAACTCTTTCTTCCAACGGAAATACGAACAAATGGCCAAGATCCTCATAGCTGA